From a single Pseudomonas sp. A34-9 genomic region:
- the rfaP gene encoding lipopolysaccharide core heptose(I) kinase RfaP: MKLMLAEPFKSLWAGRDPFAEVEGLQGEVYRELEARRTLRTEVDGNGFFVKIHRGIGWGEIFKNLLTAKLPVLGAGQEWQAIQRLQEVGVPTMTAVAYGEKGSNPADQHSFIVTEELAPTISLEDFSIDWVKQPPEPKLKRALIAEVARMTGMMHRAGVNHRDCYICHFLLHTDKPVTPGDFKLSVIDLHRAQTRARITQRWRNKDLAALYFSALDIGLTRRDKLRFLKGYFQQPLRQILAEEAPLLNWLEGKANKLYARKQRYGDAL; this comes from the coding sequence ATGAAGTTGATGCTGGCTGAACCGTTCAAAAGCCTTTGGGCCGGGCGCGACCCGTTCGCCGAAGTCGAAGGCTTGCAGGGCGAGGTATACCGCGAGCTGGAAGCACGTCGGACACTGCGCACGGAAGTCGACGGCAACGGATTTTTCGTCAAGATTCACCGTGGCATCGGCTGGGGCGAAATCTTCAAGAACTTGCTGACGGCCAAGCTGCCGGTGCTCGGCGCGGGCCAGGAGTGGCAAGCCATTCAGCGTCTGCAGGAAGTCGGTGTGCCGACCATGACCGCCGTCGCGTACGGCGAGAAGGGCAGTAACCCGGCGGATCAGCACTCGTTCATCGTCACCGAAGAACTGGCGCCGACCATCAGCCTTGAAGACTTCAGCATCGACTGGGTCAAGCAGCCGCCCGAGCCGAAGCTCAAGCGCGCGCTGATCGCCGAAGTGGCACGCATGACCGGCATGATGCACCGCGCCGGCGTCAATCACCGCGACTGCTACATCTGCCACTTCCTGCTGCACACCGACAAACCGGTGACGCCGGGCGACTTCAAACTTTCGGTGATCGACCTGCACCGTGCCCAGACCCGCGCGAGAATCACCCAGCGCTGGCGCAACAAGGATCTGGCCGCGCTGTACTTTTCCGCGCTGGACATCGGCCTGACCCGCCGCGACAAGCTGCGCTTCCTCAAGGGCTATTTCCAGCAACCGCTGCGCCAGATCCTGGCGGAAGAAGCGCCGCTGCTGAACTGGCTCGAAGGCAAAGCCAACAAGCTCTATGCGCGTAAGCAGCGTTACGGGGATGCGCTCTGA
- a CDS encoding lipopolysaccharide kinase InaA family protein produces the protein MAGWTLESQYSDLADDFGSLEAVFALQGERLTRDPLSEVIRVQRNGVNYYVKRYVGAGKGLRRYLGKPRVKMEWQNLKRFAKWGIPTAEVVAWGLERRGAAYDRGAMITRELPNTEDLSALAERKDPKLKDRAWVDGVSRQLAGYTRTMHDHRFTHNDLKWRNLLIDDQARIFLIDCPNGEFWRGFWLKYRITKDLACLDKLAKYHLSNTQRLRFYKQYRQCDRLDSADKKRIRHVVRFFEGRE, from the coding sequence ATGGCGGGTTGGACGCTTGAGTCGCAATACAGCGATCTCGCCGACGATTTCGGCAGCCTCGAAGCCGTTTTTGCGTTGCAGGGCGAACGCCTGACCCGCGACCCGCTGTCGGAAGTGATTCGTGTGCAGCGCAATGGCGTCAACTATTACGTGAAACGCTACGTCGGTGCTGGCAAAGGCTTGCGCCGTTACCTTGGCAAGCCGCGGGTGAAGATGGAATGGCAGAACCTCAAGCGCTTCGCCAAGTGGGGCATTCCCACCGCAGAGGTGGTGGCCTGGGGCTTGGAGCGACGCGGCGCGGCGTATGATCGCGGCGCCATGATCACTCGCGAATTGCCCAACACCGAAGACCTTTCGGCGCTCGCCGAGCGCAAGGATCCGAAACTCAAGGATCGCGCCTGGGTCGACGGCGTCAGCCGGCAACTGGCCGGCTATACCCGGACGATGCATGATCACCGATTTACCCATAACGATTTGAAATGGCGCAACCTGTTGATCGATGATCAGGCGCGCATATTTCTGATCGATTGCCCTAACGGCGAGTTCTGGCGCGGCTTCTGGCTCAAGTATCGGATCACCAAGGATCTGGCCTGTCTCGATAAACTCGCCAAATACCACCTGTCCAATACCCAACGCCTGCGCTTCTATAAGCAATACCGCCAGTGCGATCGGCTTGATAGCGCCGACAAGAAACGGATTCGGCACGTGGTGAGATTTTTCGAGGGACGTGAATGA
- a CDS encoding lipopolysaccharide kinase InaA family protein, whose amino-acid sequence MTDFLAAEDRALLERHGLGTFDALWAKQLEAVDEPNTARGGWSSVFRLDLEGQGYYLKRQSNYLTRTLHAPFGEPSFAREFRNISRYRKLGIPALQAAFFGERKVDGEVRAILLTRALDGWSDLESLLQRWAQLSAAQHSAILKACGLLARHLHGVRQVHGCFYPKHIFLRATGDGYQAQLIDLEKTRPLLFGMRDRIKDLEPLQRRAPEWNEAQLRELLAAYLDQSTDSSLLDSWLARLTARRSHKETR is encoded by the coding sequence ATGACTGATTTTCTCGCCGCTGAAGACCGTGCACTGCTTGAGCGCCATGGTCTCGGTACTTTCGACGCACTGTGGGCCAAACAGCTTGAAGCTGTGGACGAACCCAATACCGCCCGTGGCGGCTGGAGCAGCGTCTTCCGCCTGGACCTGGAAGGGCAGGGTTATTACCTCAAGCGCCAGAGCAATTACCTGACGCGCACCTTGCACGCGCCTTTCGGTGAGCCCAGTTTTGCCCGCGAGTTTCGCAATATCAGCCGCTATCGCAAGCTCGGTATCCCGGCGCTGCAAGCGGCGTTCTTCGGTGAGCGCAAGGTTGACGGCGAGGTTCGCGCGATCCTGCTGACCCGGGCACTCGATGGCTGGAGCGATCTGGAGTCGCTGTTGCAGCGTTGGGCGCAGCTCAGTGCCGCGCAGCATTCGGCGATTCTCAAGGCCTGCGGACTGCTCGCGCGGCATCTGCACGGTGTGCGCCAGGTGCACGGCTGCTTTTATCCCAAGCATATTTTTCTGCGAGCCACCGGTGACGGGTATCAGGCGCAATTGATCGACCTGGAAAAAACCCGTCCCTTGTTGTTCGGCATGCGTGACCGGATCAAGGACCTGGAACCGTTGCAACGCCGCGCGCCGGAATGGAACGAGGCACAACTGCGTGAATTGCTGGCGGCGTATCTCGATCAGTCGACCGATAGTTCGCTGCTCGACAGCTGGCTCGCCCGGCTGACCGCGCGCCGCAGTCACAAGGAGACGCGCTGA